A genomic region of Pseudopipra pipra isolate bDixPip1 chromosome 20, bDixPip1.hap1, whole genome shotgun sequence contains the following coding sequences:
- the SLC31A1 gene encoding high affinity copper uptake protein 1 isoform X1 yields MALWWLCRGPAVRGTLEGKGPTFLCAFLNLPAMEMSHDHHRNSSMLPATHPPEHLHSTAPPGHDHGSDMMAMAMTFHFSYENVPLLFSGLTINSPGEMAGAFVAVFFLAMFYEGLKIARECLLRKSQVSIRYNSMPVPGPNGTILMETHKTVGQQMLSFPHLLQTVLHIIQVVVSYFLMLIFMTYNGYLCIAVAAGAGTGYFFFSWKKAVVVDITEHCH; encoded by the exons ATGGCTCTTTGGTGGCTCTGCAGGGGCCCTGCGGTCCGCGGGACGCTCGAGGGGAAG ggtcCCACTTTTCTATGTGCCTTTCTgaacctccctgccatggagaTGTCTCACGACCACCACAGGAACAGCTCCATGTTGCCAGCCACTCATCCTCCTGAGCATCTCCACTCCACAGCCCCCCCGGGACACGACCATGGATCTGACATGATGGCAATG GCCATGACTTTCCACTTCAGCTATGAGAATGTGCCATTGCTGTTTTCTGGACTTACAATCAATTCTCCTGGAG AGATGGCTGGTGCTTTTGTGGCTGTCTTCTTCCTGGCCATGTTTTATGAAGGCCTTAAGATTGCCCGGGAGTGTCTGCTCCGGAAATCCCAAGTGAGCATCCGCTACAACTCCATGCCAGTGCCCGGCCCCAACGGCACCATCCTGATGGAGACACACAAAACTGTTGG ACAGCAGATGCTGAGCTTCCCCCACCTCCTGCAGACTGTGCTGCACATCATCCAGGTGGTGGTCAGCTACTTCCTCATGCTGATCTTCATGACCTACAACGGGTACCTCTGCATTGCCGTGGCAGCGGGAGCTGGCACCGGGTACTTCTTCTTCAGCTGGAAAAAGGCAGTTGTGGTGGACATCACAGAGCACTGCCATTAA
- the SLC31A1 gene encoding high affinity copper uptake protein 1 isoform X2 translates to MEMSHDHHRNSSMLPATHPPEHLHSTAPPGHDHGSDMMAMAMTFHFSYENVPLLFSGLTINSPGEMAGAFVAVFFLAMFYEGLKIARECLLRKSQVSIRYNSMPVPGPNGTILMETHKTVGQQMLSFPHLLQTVLHIIQVVVSYFLMLIFMTYNGYLCIAVAAGAGTGYFFFSWKKAVVVDITEHCH, encoded by the exons atggagaTGTCTCACGACCACCACAGGAACAGCTCCATGTTGCCAGCCACTCATCCTCCTGAGCATCTCCACTCCACAGCCCCCCCGGGACACGACCATGGATCTGACATGATGGCAATG GCCATGACTTTCCACTTCAGCTATGAGAATGTGCCATTGCTGTTTTCTGGACTTACAATCAATTCTCCTGGAG AGATGGCTGGTGCTTTTGTGGCTGTCTTCTTCCTGGCCATGTTTTATGAAGGCCTTAAGATTGCCCGGGAGTGTCTGCTCCGGAAATCCCAAGTGAGCATCCGCTACAACTCCATGCCAGTGCCCGGCCCCAACGGCACCATCCTGATGGAGACACACAAAACTGTTGG ACAGCAGATGCTGAGCTTCCCCCACCTCCTGCAGACTGTGCTGCACATCATCCAGGTGGTGGTCAGCTACTTCCTCATGCTGATCTTCATGACCTACAACGGGTACCTCTGCATTGCCGTGGCAGCGGGAGCTGGCACCGGGTACTTCTTCTTCAGCTGGAAAAAGGCAGTTGTGGTGGACATCACAGAGCACTGCCATTAA